The following proteins come from a genomic window of Nothobranchius furzeri strain GRZ-AD chromosome 1, NfurGRZ-RIMD1, whole genome shotgun sequence:
- the LOC139066325 gene encoding uncharacterized protein, which translates to MDETRQNLSCTVTPDVRFSDVLLPEHAKTQEIHRPGIAGPSARPNGPVLGGCRRSGTVGTSGCGSVPAALGRRWFWSALHVVNSSSMLFTVITLFLYFYFFQGVKNPPSTSRFEINNTFSAAFKLNKSLEPMVNLSDKQVVLNPLVPNASPLSSMLKAEHPSSMGVKSSGCDPPLQSEGCDLVSGLCALFPVISLTGDHDDTENPAVSSSPVVSGDIKGGSVVAAHTSLTGSGRQPGPGGVGACSDALLGAPPDKGGVLSGSEFSVADFNRFGGTPPPSGRVIAEIDTDLPPIRLTTLTSDPELGAAPSTGRSSSQSVNTLVKPGFSDSVWEPPSFLGIKYSWLQFSGQTMFPKLASCLYLILNMARLALTPVTQPSLDHSFSEPPSPTPPGLWTSEHLLFQHDSGDNVHLLGNRAFKSLRTVLCYASPVSQTRHTFEKQKGGGEPPPALRASFSHFQFTTISDHNKVASVKLQHNFEQVKSGSDLTAKPSASLQFQTEPSGKFKQVSLWVRNTRYKQFDNQIAYEPAPTDTSKLVSLWVRNTRFKTLF; encoded by the exons atggacgagacacgacaaaatctttcttgcactgttacacctgatgtaaggttctctgacgttctgcttccagaacatgccaagacgcaggaaattcaccggccgggcatcgctggtccctccgcccgcccgaacgggcccgttttaggcgggtgccgccggtcgggaacagtggggactagtggctgcggttcggtgccagctgcactgggtcggaggtggttctggtctgcacttcatgtcgtgaattcgagcagcatgctgtttacagtcataacgctttttctttacttttatttcttccagggggtcaaaaacccaccatcaacatcaaggtttgaaataaacaacactttctctgctgcttttaagctgaataaatctcttgagcctatggttaacctctctgacaaacaggttgtgcttaatcctttggttcctaatgcttctcctctgtcatccatgttaaaggctgaacatccctccagcatgggtgtgaaatcttcaggctgtgatccaccgcttcagtcagag gggtgtgacttagtctcgggcctctgtgctctctttcctgtgatttctcttacaggtgaccacgacgacacagaaaaccctgcggtttccagcagtcctgtggtcagtggcgatattaaaggtggctcggtggttgctgcgcacacctctctcacgggctcgggaaggcaacccggcccgggaggtgtaggtgcgtgcagtgatgctcttctcggggcccctcctgacaaagggggggtgctgagtggctctgagttttccgttgcggacttcaaccggttcgggggaacgcctcctccgagcgggcgggtcattgcagaaatcgacactgaccttccaccaattcggctgacaacattgacctccgacccggagttaggtgctgcaccttctacggggcggagttctagtcagtctgtaaatactctggttaaaccgggtttttctgattctgtgtgggaacctccatcattcttgggtataaagtattcttggcttcagttttcaggacagaccatgttcccaaagctagcatcatgtctgtatctgattctaaacatggctaggttggctttgacacccgtgacacaaccatccttggatcactccttttcagaacctccaagtccaacacctccaggtctttggacatctgaacacctactctttcagcacgattcaggtgacaatgtgcatcttcttggtaatagagcttttaagagcttaagaactgttctttgttatgcttctcctgtctcacagacacggcatacgtttgagaaacaaaaggggggtggggagcctcctcccgctttgcgagcatcattttcgcatttccagttcactactatttctgatcacaacaaagtcgcctccgttaagctgcaacacaactttgagcaggtaaaatcaggttctgatctaacagctaaaccatcagcttcgctccagttccaaacggaaccctcaggtaaattcaaacaagtttccctgtgggttcgtaacacaagatacaaacagtttgataaccaaatcgcttatgagcctgctcccacagatacgtccaaactcgtgtctctgtgggtccgcaataccagattcaaaactctattctga